A section of the Chryseobacterium scophthalmum genome encodes:
- a CDS encoding FtsK/SpoIIIE family DNA translocase, whose amino-acid sequence MEKKSQKKQPEMPETGRILSKQRIFFGLTSIVFAGVLALSFISYLMNWKADQSQAGTILDKSIKSSNIFGKLGDWLGNLFIFESIGIASFIVAFLFVVFGTMILKKKIFKPWMTFGHSLFFICWLPILLGAITRGNGNGGVLSGVYGYQIMDSLSAIIGNVGLWVVLVVSIALYFILEFNLRPSSIKAKLDIINENTIGKVKSMMPNSDQNFDADQELEEEEVNEEVQNITVTDLSDNRKTPEVAKQNPVIQETQPIAEVETIVTPNQTSFEDNKETAPTLNLNITATPAIPAIKPEDAFDAPVSNSSPSTSFSSSSEADEIKFKVEVAPVIDIIDDAEKQSQDLVDKHGLYDHRLDLAKFQMPPIDLLKDYGNEEISINKEELEENKNKIVGLLKNFNVGIAEIKATIGPTVTLYEIVPEAGIRVASIKKLQDDIALNLSALGIRIIAPMPGKGTIGIEVPRKNPTMVSMRSVIASQKFQNTDMDLPVVFGKTISNEVFMADLSKMPHLLMAGATGQGKSVGINAILTSLLYKKHPSELKFVMVDPKKVELSLYSKIERHYLAKLPDSDDAIITDTNKVINTLNSLCVEMDQRYDLLKNAFCKNLKEYNKKFTERKLNPENGHRYLPYIVLVVDEFADLIMTAGKEVELPIARLAQLARAVGIHLIVATQRPSVNVITGMIKANFPARAAFRVISSVDSRTILDSTGADQLIGKGDMLYFNGNEILRLQCAFVDTPEVEKLAEFIGEQKGYASAFLLPEFVSEEATSTVGAFDPNEKDALFEEAARIIVSTQQGSTSMLQRQLKLGYNRAGRIMDQLEASGIVGGFNGAKAREVLISDLYSLEQFLEDLRN is encoded by the coding sequence ATGGAAAAGAAATCACAAAAAAAACAACCAGAAATGCCTGAAACAGGCAGAATCTTATCAAAACAACGTATTTTTTTCGGACTTACATCAATTGTTTTCGCCGGAGTACTTGCGCTGTCTTTTATCTCTTATTTAATGAATTGGAAGGCAGATCAAAGCCAGGCCGGAACAATTTTAGATAAATCGATAAAATCATCAAACATATTCGGAAAGTTGGGAGACTGGCTTGGTAATCTTTTTATTTTTGAAAGCATTGGTATTGCTTCATTTATTGTTGCATTTCTATTTGTAGTTTTCGGAACAATGATTTTAAAGAAAAAAATCTTTAAACCTTGGATGACTTTTGGTCACTCACTTTTCTTTATTTGCTGGTTACCCATTTTATTGGGAGCTATTACAAGAGGTAATGGTAACGGTGGCGTTCTAAGCGGTGTGTATGGTTATCAAATTATGGATTCTCTTTCTGCAATTATTGGAAATGTTGGTCTTTGGGTAGTTTTAGTTGTAAGCATTGCCCTATATTTTATTCTTGAATTTAATCTTAGACCAAGTTCAATAAAAGCTAAACTTGATATAATTAATGAAAATACCATCGGAAAAGTAAAATCGATGATGCCAAATTCTGATCAAAATTTTGATGCGGATCAGGAACTGGAAGAAGAGGAAGTAAACGAAGAAGTACAAAATATTACGGTTACAGATTTATCTGATAATAGAAAAACTCCTGAAGTTGCAAAACAAAATCCGGTTATTCAGGAAACACAGCCTATTGCGGAAGTTGAAACTATTGTAACGCCGAACCAAACTTCTTTTGAAGATAACAAAGAAACTGCACCTACTTTAAATTTAAATATCACAGCAACACCTGCAATTCCTGCTATAAAACCTGAAGATGCTTTTGATGCTCCGGTTTCAAATTCTTCACCTTCTACTTCTTTTTCTTCGTCTTCTGAGGCAGATGAAATCAAATTTAAGGTAGAAGTTGCTCCGGTAATTGATATTATAGATGATGCAGAAAAACAATCTCAGGATTTAGTTGACAAACATGGTTTGTATGATCACCGATTAGATTTGGCTAAATTCCAAATGCCTCCAATCGATTTATTGAAAGATTACGGAAACGAAGAAATCTCAATCAATAAAGAGGAATTAGAAGAAAATAAAAATAAAATTGTTGGACTTCTTAAAAACTTTAATGTCGGAATTGCTGAAATTAAAGCGACGATCGGACCAACGGTTACGTTGTATGAAATTGTACCGGAAGCAGGAATCAGAGTTGCTTCTATTAAAAAATTGCAGGATGATATTGCGTTGAACCTTTCCGCTTTAGGAATCAGAATTATCGCACCAATGCCTGGAAAAGGAACGATTGGAATTGAAGTGCCGAGAAAAAATCCTACGATGGTTTCTATGAGATCGGTCATTGCTTCTCAGAAATTCCAGAATACCGATATGGATTTGCCGGTTGTTTTTGGTAAAACAATTTCTAATGAAGTTTTCATGGCAGATTTGTCTAAAATGCCTCACCTTTTGATGGCGGGAGCAACAGGACAAGGAAAATCTGTTGGTATTAATGCAATCTTGACTTCTCTACTTTACAAAAAACACCCAAGTGAATTGAAGTTTGTAATGGTAGATCCTAAAAAGGTAGAACTTTCTTTATATTCAAAAATTGAAAGACATTATCTGGCAAAACTTCCGGATTCTGATGATGCGATTATCACAGATACCAATAAAGTAATTAATACTTTGAATTCTCTTTGCGTAGAGATGGATCAGCGTTATGATTTGCTTAAAAATGCTTTCTGTAAAAATTTAAAGGAATACAATAAAAAATTCACCGAAAGAAAATTAAATCCTGAAAACGGACACCGTTATTTGCCTTACATTGTTTTGGTAGTCGACGAGTTTGCAGATTTAATTATGACGGCTGGAAAAGAAGTGGAACTTCCGATTGCAAGATTGGCGCAGTTAGCAAGAGCGGTGGGAATTCACTTAATTGTTGCTACACAAAGACCTTCTGTGAATGTAATTACTGGTATGATTAAAGCAAACTTCCCGGCAAGAGCGGCATTTAGAGTAATTTCAAGTGTGGATTCAAGAACAATTTTAGATTCTACAGGTGCAGATCAGTTGATCGGAAAAGGTGATATGCTTTATTTTAACGGAAATGAAATTTTAAGACTTCAGTGTGCTTTTGTTGATACGCCGGAAGTTGAAAAACTTGCAGAATTTATTGGAGAACAGAAAGGATATGCTTCTGCATTCTTACTTCCTGAATTTGTTTCTGAAGAAGCAACAAGTACAGTCGGTGCATTTGATCCTAACGAAAAAGATGCTTTATTTGAAGAAGCTGCAAGAATTATTGTTTCAACTCAACAAGGTTCTACTTCTATGTTGCAGAGACAGCTTAAATTAGGATATAACAGAGCCGGAAGAATTATGGATCAATTGGAAGCAAGCGGTATTGTTGGAGGATTTAATGGTGCTAAAGCAAGAGAAGTTCTCATCAGTGATCTTTATTCTTTGGAACAGTTTTTGGAAGATCTGCGAAATTAA
- a CDS encoding LolA family protein, producing the protein MKKIISKIVLGTLVVGSIGFVQAQKIDAKAKKILDDITANYNSKKNSYFKFAFGSGMNGAVSKTEPGIYYSAGDKYKLKIMETEQIFDGNKIYNINTEDMEVTVAKPNASSTMFSPINYLTSYRKDYNVAYGGKKTVDGVNADLIKLTPVKANGLKYIYLYVDSAKKQMLKLEQHGNNKDISVIAIKEYKENQQLDPNMFVFDKAKFKNYLVTEL; encoded by the coding sequence ATGAAAAAAATAATATCAAAAATAGTTTTAGGAACATTAGTAGTAGGAAGTATTGGTTTTGTGCAAGCACAGAAAATTGATGCTAAAGCAAAAAAAATATTAGACGATATTACAGCGAACTACAATTCTAAGAAAAACTCATATTTCAAATTTGCTTTTGGAAGCGGAATGAACGGAGCTGTTTCTAAGACAGAACCAGGAATTTATTATTCAGCAGGTGATAAGTACAAGCTGAAAATTATGGAAACCGAGCAGATTTTCGACGGAAACAAAATCTACAACATCAATACCGAAGACATGGAAGTTACCGTTGCGAAACCAAATGCAAGCAGCACCATGTTCTCCCCTATCAATTATCTTACATCGTATAGAAAAGATTATAATGTTGCGTACGGAGGAAAAAAAACTGTTGATGGCGTAAATGCAGATTTAATTAAATTAACTCCGGTAAAAGCAAATGGATTAAAATACATTTATCTTTATGTAGATTCTGCGAAAAAGCAAATGTTGAAACTAGAGCAACACGGAAACAATAAAGATATCTCTGTAATTGCGATAAAAGAGTATAAAGAAAACCAGCAATTAGACCCGAATATGTTTGTTTTTGACAAGGCAAAATTCAAAAATTACCTTGTTACAGAATTATAA
- a CDS encoding LptF/LptG family permease produces the protein MFKILDRYIIKTFFGPFLFIFSVLFFIFIVNIIWIQLGQFMGKGLTTLQIMKLLFYLGVSVVSMVLPLTVLLASIMSFGELGERYELAAMKAAGISLTRVMMPLLGVTAVLAVMLYFFSNNIIPDFQRKAKNMLFNIAQTKPALNFTPGQFIDQLPGVMVKFDKIKGEDGRDLEGVFIHKKAGNYENQQTIVAEKGKFANAKNPKFMKLILYNGSVIEDSYAGKADNVRLKQPDQATKFDSLTIHFDISELIDKAIEKEQITDDYRFQTYTELLATIDKTKKDNTRTADNISNDIISQTNAVITYMDKNKTKAPVKSQYKLDSIKGEKKLQLLTNAYSRLDNLKTNLDSKDKELDPSVKYFSKVVIYQQRILTYSFTCIIFFMIGASLGSIIRKGGMGVPVIIAIIIFIIFYVINVGFENVAWSGKMSPYLAAWLPNMILFPFGILMTYKALTDSQLFDSEKYKAFFKPLTKLFVKQKEHKRYQ, from the coding sequence ATGTTTAAAATCTTAGACCGATATATCATCAAGACCTTTTTTGGTCCGTTTTTATTTATATTCAGTGTACTGTTTTTTATATTTATAGTAAACATTATCTGGATTCAGCTTGGTCAGTTTATGGGTAAAGGTTTAACGACTTTACAGATCATGAAGCTCCTTTTCTATCTTGGAGTAAGTGTTGTAAGTATGGTTTTACCATTGACGGTTTTATTGGCAAGTATCATGTCTTTCGGTGAACTGGGAGAACGCTACGAACTTGCGGCAATGAAAGCTGCCGGAATTTCTTTAACACGAGTGATGATGCCGCTTTTGGGCGTAACTGCTGTTTTGGCAGTCATGCTTTACTTTTTTTCCAACAATATTATCCCCGACTTCCAGAGGAAAGCGAAGAACATGCTTTTTAATATTGCTCAAACCAAACCTGCATTGAATTTTACTCCGGGACAGTTTATCGATCAGTTACCGGGTGTTATGGTAAAATTTGATAAAATTAAAGGGGAAGACGGAAGAGATTTAGAAGGTGTTTTTATTCATAAAAAAGCAGGAAACTACGAAAATCAACAGACGATTGTTGCCGAAAAAGGAAAATTTGCGAACGCAAAAAATCCTAAATTCATGAAGCTTATTTTATATAACGGAAGTGTAATTGAAGACAGTTATGCGGGAAAAGCCGATAATGTAAGATTAAAACAGCCAGATCAGGCAACAAAATTTGATAGTTTAACCATTCACTTCGACATCAGTGAATTGATTGATAAAGCTATCGAAAAAGAACAGATTACAGACGATTACCGTTTTCAGACTTATACTGAACTTTTGGCTACGATTGATAAAACCAAAAAAGACAACACCAGAACTGCAGATAATATCAGTAACGATATTATTTCTCAAACCAATGCTGTGATTACTTATATGGACAAAAATAAAACCAAAGCTCCTGTAAAATCACAATATAAACTAGACTCTATAAAAGGAGAAAAAAAACTGCAGCTTCTTACGAATGCCTATTCAAGGCTTGACAATCTGAAAACCAATCTGGATTCTAAAGACAAAGAACTGGATCCGAGTGTTAAATATTTCAGTAAAGTGGTTATTTACCAGCAGAGAATTCTTACCTACTCTTTCACATGTATTATTTTCTTTATGATTGGCGCGAGTTTGGGATCTATTATCCGAAAAGGAGGAATGGGAGTTCCGGTAATCATAGCAATTATAATATTCATTATTTTCTATGTAATCAATGTAGGTTTTGAAAACGTTGCCTGGTCCGGAAAAATGAGTCCGTATCTTGCAGCTTGGCTTCCGAATATGATATTATTTCCTTTTGGAATTTTAATGACTTATAAAGCTTTGACAGATTCTCAGTTATTCGATTCGGAGAAATACAAAGCCTTCTTTAAGCCTCTTACAAAACTCTTCGTAAAACAGAAAGAACATAAACGTTATCAATAA
- the frr gene encoding ribosome recycling factor has translation MEELDLIIESVKHDMEAALKHLDHAFQRIRAGRASTSMVQDVMVEYYGAPTPINQVANVSVPDAMTISIQPWDRTAIGAIEKAIINSNLGFAPSNNGENIILNVPPLTEDRRKELAKQAKGETEDTKIVVRNARQNGIKELKKLEGVSEDLVKNVEATIQELTDKHVKLCDDHLKTKEAEIMKV, from the coding sequence ATGGAAGAATTAGATCTTATCATAGAATCTGTAAAACATGATATGGAAGCGGCTCTTAAGCACTTGGATCATGCATTTCAAAGAATCAGAGCGGGACGTGCGTCTACAAGCATGGTTCAGGATGTGATGGTAGAATATTACGGTGCACCAACTCCTATTAATCAGGTTGCTAACGTTTCTGTGCCGGATGCAATGACCATCTCTATTCAACCGTGGGACAGAACCGCAATTGGTGCTATTGAAAAAGCTATTATTAATTCTAACTTAGGATTTGCACCTTCTAATAATGGAGAAAACATCATCCTTAACGTACCACCTTTAACTGAAGACAGAAGAAAAGAATTGGCTAAACAAGCTAAAGGTGAAACTGAAGATACTAAAATCGTTGTAAGAAACGCTAGACAAAACGGTATCAAAGAACTGAAGAAACTGGAAGGAGTTTCTGAAGATTTAGTAAAAAATGTGGAAGCTACAATCCAGGAGCTTACAGACAAGCATGTAAAGCTTTGTGACGACCATTTGAAAACAAAAGAAGCTGAAATTATGAAAGTATAA
- the pyrH gene encoding UMP kinase codes for MKYKRILLKLSGEALMGNRQYGIDTERLMEYAQEIKKVVDRGCEIAIVIGGGNIFRGVAGAAKGMDRVQGDYMGMLATVINGMALQGALEDAGIKTRLQSAIEMDKVAEPFIKRRAVRHLEKGRVVIFGAGTGNPYFTTDTAATLRAIEIGADVILKGTRVDGIYDSDPEKNENAVKYNSLTFEEVFEKDLKVMDMTAFTLSHENKLPIIVFDMNKDGNLLKIVDGENVGTLVNL; via the coding sequence ATGAAATATAAAAGAATCCTTCTGAAACTGAGTGGTGAGGCATTAATGGGGAACAGACAATACGGTATTGATACCGAAAGACTGATGGAATATGCTCAGGAAATCAAGAAAGTGGTTGACAGAGGCTGCGAAATTGCGATTGTAATTGGAGGAGGAAACATTTTCCGTGGTGTAGCAGGAGCTGCAAAAGGAATGGATAGAGTACAGGGCGATTATATGGGAATGCTTGCAACCGTTATCAACGGAATGGCATTACAAGGCGCTTTGGAAGATGCAGGAATTAAAACCAGACTACAATCTGCTATTGAAATGGATAAAGTGGCAGAACCTTTCATTAAAAGAAGAGCAGTAAGACACCTTGAAAAAGGTAGAGTAGTGATCTTCGGAGCCGGAACAGGAAACCCTTATTTTACAACAGACACTGCAGCAACATTAAGAGCTATCGAAATAGGAGCTGATGTTATTCTTAAAGGAACAAGAGTTGACGGCATCTACGACAGCGATCCTGAGAAAAACGAAAATGCAGTAAAATATAATTCTTTAACTTTCGAAGAAGTTTTTGAAAAAGACCTTAAAGTAATGGATATGACTGCCTTTACATTAAGCCACGAAAATAAATTGCCAATTATTGTTTTTGATATGAACAAAGACGGTAATTTATTGAAAATTGTAGACGGAGAAAATGTAGGAACTTTAGTAAATCTTTAA
- the porQ gene encoding type IX secretion system protein PorQ, translating into MKKVLIFSLFLSGIVSFAQTGTNVYSFLNIPVSARQAALGGDAITVRDYDVSFAIANPALLNKDSDKQLSINASTYLADSKFGTIAFAKDLDNGHMVTVNARYLGYGNIPRTDESGFEMGEFSASDVAVGAGYAYQFEEDWTIGGGLNFITSKIDTYTSSALSGTLGMTYHNKQSKEVASVVLRNFGYQFKSFNGERENLPFRIDLGYTKILKAIPLAITITAHDLQKFDISSDYDVNGQEIGFGRKLADHFSLGAELFPEKGFNIRLGYNVRRGNELAVADQRNFTGLSAGFGLKISKFRLDYAHVRYHNSSNVNQIGISVDLSGHRGE; encoded by the coding sequence TTGAAGAAAGTTCTAATTTTTTCACTATTTCTTTCGGGAATTGTTTCATTTGCACAAACTGGAACAAACGTTTACTCTTTCTTAAATATTCCCGTCTCTGCAAGACAGGCTGCTTTAGGTGGCGATGCTATTACGGTTAGAGATTATGATGTTTCTTTTGCCATTGCCAATCCGGCTTTGTTGAATAAAGATTCAGATAAACAGCTTTCAATAAACGCTTCTACTTATTTGGCAGACTCAAAGTTTGGAACGATTGCCTTTGCTAAAGATTTAGATAATGGGCATATGGTTACCGTCAATGCAAGATATTTGGGCTACGGAAATATTCCCAGAACCGACGAAAGCGGTTTTGAAATGGGAGAATTTTCAGCTTCAGATGTTGCTGTAGGAGCAGGATATGCTTATCAGTTTGAAGAAGACTGGACGATTGGAGGTGGATTAAATTTCATCACTTCAAAAATCGATACTTATACTTCTTCTGCCTTATCGGGAACTTTAGGAATGACTTATCACAACAAACAGAGCAAAGAAGTAGCTTCTGTTGTGCTGAGAAATTTTGGATATCAGTTTAAATCATTCAATGGCGAGAGAGAAAATCTTCCGTTTAGAATCGATTTAGGATATACCAAAATATTAAAAGCAATTCCTCTTGCGATTACCATTACAGCGCACGATCTACAGAAATTTGATATTTCTTCTGATTATGATGTTAATGGGCAGGAAATTGGTTTCGGAAGAAAGCTTGCCGATCACTTTTCTCTTGGTGCCGAACTTTTCCCTGAAAAAGGTTTCAACATCAGATTAGGATATAATGTGAGAAGAGGAAATGAGCTTGCTGTAGCTGATCAAAGAAACTTTACAGGATTATCTGCCGGTTTTGGTTTAAAAATTTCCAAATTCCGTTTAGATTATGCTCATGTGAGATATCATAATTCTTCTAATGTCAATCAAATCGGTATTTCTGTAGACTTAAGCGGTCATAGAGGAGAGTAA
- the cmk gene encoding (d)CMP kinase → MKKPVIAIDGFSSTGKSSISKIIAEKLGIVHLDTGALYRGITWFALQNCMDENGTINLPELFKSFHLIDLEFKKEEDELILLLNHINISKEIRSNEVSENVSLIAKQKEVRDFLLDAQRLIAKNGGVIMDGRDIGTVVLPDADFKFFLTASIDERTKRRYSELLSLGIDADEAHVKENLIERDRIDSEREISPLRQADDAILIDNTNLTKSQTIESILQYLTKINNFY, encoded by the coding sequence ATGAAAAAACCAGTGATTGCTATTGATGGCTTTTCTTCTACCGGAAAAAGTTCTATCTCAAAAATTATTGCCGAAAAATTGGGCATCGTCCATTTAGACACCGGTGCTTTATATCGGGGCATTACCTGGTTTGCTCTGCAAAACTGTATGGATGAAAACGGTACAATTAATTTACCAGAACTTTTCAAATCTTTTCATTTAATTGATCTTGAGTTTAAAAAAGAAGAAGATGAATTGATTCTTTTGCTTAATCATATCAATATTTCTAAAGAAATCCGCAGCAATGAAGTGTCTGAAAATGTGAGCTTAATTGCAAAACAAAAAGAAGTAAGAGATTTTTTGCTTGATGCACAAAGATTAATTGCAAAAAACGGCGGCGTAATTATGGACGGACGAGATATCGGAACTGTAGTTTTACCTGATGCTGATTTTAAATTTTTTCTTACCGCAAGTATTGATGAACGCACAAAACGAAGATACAGTGAACTTTTATCTTTAGGAATCGATGCTGATGAGGCTCATGTGAAAGAAAATCTTATAGAAAGAGACCGTATTGACAGTGAAAGAGAAATCTCACCATTGCGACAGGCAGATGATGCCATCTTAATTGATAATACAAACCTGACAAAAAGTCAAACAATCGAAAGCATATTGCAATATCTTACAAAAATTAACAATTTTTATTAG
- a CDS encoding YtxH domain-containing protein: MSRKGNNTAGILAGLLAGAAAGVILGMLYAPEEGKETRKKIKNKANDLKDQAKDKYGEVSEKVKDQYDSISSTFKETANNVAHTVKDGYDKYKDQIVSKTTDMVKDVESELNNLK; the protein is encoded by the coding sequence ATGTCTAGAAAAGGAAATAATACAGCAGGTATTTTGGCAGGTCTTTTAGCGGGTGCTGCAGCAGGTGTAATTTTAGGAATGCTTTACGCTCCTGAAGAAGGAAAAGAAACAAGAAAAAAAATCAAAAACAAAGCAAATGATCTAAAAGATCAAGCTAAAGATAAATACGGTGAAGTATCTGAAAAAGTAAAAGATCAGTACGACAGTATCTCTTCTACTTTCAAAGAAACTGCCAATAATGTAGCTCATACTGTAAAAGACGGATATGACAAATACAAAGATCAAATTGTTTCTAAAACTACCGATATGGTAAAAGATGTAGAATCTGAATTGAACAATCTTAAATAA
- a CDS encoding phage holin family protein, translated as MIETIKEYASKRIDLLKIEATEKSSISAGVIAYLVILLVAFGFFIILFNFGLAFLIGKALDNYSYGFLIVAAFYFVVMLLVVTFKKRIVHMVANKVIEFLNH; from the coding sequence ATGATTGAAACTATTAAAGAATACGCATCTAAGAGAATAGATTTGCTAAAAATTGAAGCCACAGAAAAATCTTCAATTTCTGCAGGTGTTATTGCCTATCTAGTGATATTGTTGGTGGCTTTTGGCTTTTTTATCATTCTTTTCAATTTTGGGTTGGCGTTTCTTATTGGTAAAGCTTTAGATAATTATTCATACGGATTCTTGATTGTTGCAGCATTTTATTTTGTAGTAATGCTTTTAGTTGTTACCTTTAAGAAAAGAATCGTGCATATGGTAGCAAATAAAGTAATAGAATTCTTAAACCACTAA
- a CDS encoding phosphoribosyl-ATP pyrophosphatase, which yields MGRNYESLEELKRKKKLLKSEITDLEALLTFKNTKESLSAFTNGLSDQYLKEKIDEDGEEKTVIRKDVIAKQITSEVKDLFLSKNTAMGIAGSAFKGDAMDTVIKLAVTAFVANYAKKNMKSSNWKKKILGAALIYVAPMALKFIRTKLETYQKTKSVSSMEQLI from the coding sequence ATGGGCAGAAATTACGAGAGTCTGGAAGAACTTAAAAGAAAGAAGAAACTTTTGAAAAGTGAAATAACTGATCTGGAAGCACTTTTGACTTTTAAAAATACAAAAGAAAGCTTGAGTGCATTTACTAATGGTCTTAGTGATCAGTATTTAAAGGAGAAGATTGATGAAGATGGTGAAGAAAAGACAGTAATTAGAAAAGATGTTATTGCAAAGCAGATTACATCTGAAGTAAAAGACCTTTTTCTAAGTAAAAATACAGCAATGGGAATTGCAGGAAGTGCATTTAAAGGCGACGCAATGGACACTGTTATCAAACTTGCAGTTACTGCTTTTGTGGCAAATTATGCAAAGAAAAATATGAAAAGTTCAAACTGGAAAAAGAAGATTTTGGGAGCAGCATTAATTTATGTGGCACCAATGGCTTTAAAATTTATCCGCACAAAGTTGGAAACTTATCAAAAAACAAAAAGTGTATCCAGTATGGAGCAACTTATATAA
- a CDS encoding TrmH family RNA methyltransferase — protein sequence MLTAHTIKILQSLDKKKFRQKYNLFLVEGNKTILELPNSNFKIKEIFSTEPNNFLSKDVQFTQITENELKKISFLQNPKDSVAVCELLERSEFIDKDFQLVLDGIQDPGNLGTIIRLADWFGIEQIICSEDTVDFYNPKVIQATMGSFTRVNIVYCNLVDYLSKTENINVGTDMEGENIYHFEKPKKINLILGNEGNGMRDETEKLLHKKISIPRFGKSQSTESLNVSMAAGIILGQMFSK from the coding sequence ATGCTTACAGCTCATACAATTAAAATTTTACAGTCTTTAGATAAAAAGAAGTTCAGGCAAAAATACAACTTGTTTTTGGTTGAAGGGAATAAAACTATTCTTGAACTTCCTAATTCTAACTTTAAAATTAAAGAAATATTTTCTACAGAACCTAACAATTTTCTGTCCAAAGATGTTCAGTTTACACAGATCACTGAAAATGAACTTAAAAAAATAAGTTTTTTACAAAATCCTAAAGATTCTGTAGCGGTTTGTGAATTGCTAGAAAGGTCTGAATTTATTGACAAAGATTTCCAATTGGTTTTAGACGGAATCCAGGATCCCGGAAATTTAGGAACGATTATCCGTTTGGCAGACTGGTTTGGAATTGAACAGATTATTTGCAGTGAAGACACTGTAGATTTTTACAATCCCAAGGTTATTCAGGCAACAATGGGTTCTTTTACAAGAGTAAATATCGTCTATTGCAATTTGGTTGATTATCTTTCAAAAACTGAAAACATCAATGTAGGAACCGATATGGAAGGTGAGAATATTTATCATTTCGAAAAACCAAAGAAAATCAATCTGATTTTAGGAAACGAAGGAAACGGAATGCGAGATGAAACAGAAAAACTTCTTCACAAAAAAATAAGTATTCCAAGATTTGGAAAATCGCAGTCTACAGAAAGCCTGAATGTTTCTATGGCGGCAGGAATTATTTTAGGCCAAATGTTTTCAAAATAG